The Acanthopagrus latus isolate v.2019 chromosome 6, fAcaLat1.1, whole genome shotgun sequence genome includes a region encoding these proteins:
- the itga7 gene encoding integrin alpha-7 isoform X3 — protein sequence MELSSVCLCCRLPLHVYSGFSVDSAMGIMSLGELTFVAGAPRANHTGAVVLLRKDNVYRLVPQHIFWGEELASSFGYSVATTDLNRDGWTDLIVGAPNFFDRKAEIGGAVYVYLNPFGHWDDQARPIRLNGTYDSMFGMTVSNIGDLDQDGYGDIAVGAPFDGDGKVFIYRGSDSGIETKPAQVLDGRDFDVRRFGYSISGGLDIDNNQYPDLAVGSLNDSVVLFRSRPVIHVIREISINPQYIDLEQHNCEGRDGVCVEVKACFTFKAHPEHYSPHMTLVVHFEADTERRKLGLPHRVNFLGRSSLEPEYTQTEEVELHRQLHPVCTTATFQLHENLRDKLRPISLAITHNIKPVPPRRHSGSKKLEKLAPILSVSPSNTLQSEVNFLREGCGSDKICQSNLKLNYQFGTRPLNSDLFTPLPKDEDDVQVFSLSDQRLVVLEVTVTNMPSDPLHPEEDGDDAHAAQLLISLPNTLSYAGSRVPPQMRCQANQNGSQIECDLGNPVKRDTKLKFTINLSTSNITIETTELTADLALTTISEQPDLVPVTAFAKVVIELPLSVSGLARPHQLFFSGTVKGESAMTSLEDIGSPVDFEFVVANPGQALQTLGSAFLNIMWPYELANEKWLLYPASLKFDGHSDSHCTPSGALNPLKLYSSSLTELPQHINNTVGRTRRSYPEEEGQVMTKGSVGRTTPAVAASERRKSLKLDCLLGSARCILFQCPLHSFSGQAVLKIHARLWNSSFIEEFPAASALELLVRANITVKSTIKHLVLKDAAAQVPVMIYPEPGLADQYLIPWWIILIAVLAGILLLTLLVCILWKCGFFQRAHYKDKLPQYHAVKIPREDRPQFQTEKSGAVHKKEWATHWSDGTS from the exons ATGGAGCTGTccagtgtttgtctctgttgtcGTCTCCCTCTGCATGTTTACTCAG GGTTTTCCGTGGACTCGGCCATGGGGATAATGAGCCTCGGGGAGCTGACCTTCGTGGCGGGTGCACCTCGGGCCAATCACACGGGGGCCGTGGTGCTGCTGAGGAAAGACAACGTGTACCGGCTGGTGCCGCAGCACATCTTCTGGGGGGAGGAGCTGGCGTCTTCATTCGGGTACTCTGTGGCTACGACAGATCTGAACAGGGACGG CTGGACGGATCTGATCGTTGGAGCTCCTAATTTCTTTGACCGTAAAGCAGAGATCGGAGGGGCCGTGTACGTGTACCTGAACCCCTTTGGCCACTGGGATGATCAGGCTCGGCCGATCCGTCTCAACGGGACCTACGACTCCATGTTTGGAATGACGGTCAGCAACATCGGAGATCTGGACCAGGATGGATATGGCG ATATCGCTGTCGGAGCACCGTTTGATGGAGACGGCAAAGTTTTCATCTACAGAGGTTCAGATTCTGGAATTGAAACCAAACCTGCTCAG GTGCTGGATGGTCGTGACTTCGATGTGAGACGTTTTGGATACTCCATCTCAGGTGGTTTGGATATTGATAATAACCAGTACCCAGACCTCGCAGTGGGCTCTCTTAATGACTCAGTGGTTCTGTTCAG GTCTCGTCCGGTCATCCATGTGATCAGAGAAATATCCATCAACCCTCAATACATTGATCTGGAGCAGCACAACTGCGAGGGGAGAGATGGAGTCTG CGTGGAGGTCAAGGCCTGCTTCACCTTCAAGGCCCACCCAGAACACTACTCACCACACATGA CCCTGGTGGTGCACTTTGAAGCCGACACAGAGCGCAGGAAGTTGGGCCTCCCGCACCGGGTCAACTTCCTGGGCCGCAGCTCCCTGGAGCCGGAGTACACTCAGACTGAAGAAGTGGAGCTGCATCGGCAGCTACACCCCGTGTGCACCACTGCTACCTTCCAGCTCCAT GAGAACCTCCGTGACAAACTGCGTCCCATCTCACTGGCGATAACCCACAACATCAAGCCCGTCCCCCCACGTAGACACTCGGGATCTAAGAAGCTCGAGAAGCTGGCGCCTATACTGAGTGTTTCCCCCTCGAACACACTGCAGTCTGAG GTGAACTTCCTGCGAGAAGGATGCGGCAGTGACAAAATCTGCCAGAGCAACCTGAAGCTGAACTACCAGTTTGGAACCAGACCTCTGAACTCCGACCTCTTCACCCCACTGCCCAA AGATGAGGATGACGTGCAGGTGTTCTCCCTGTCGGACCAGAggctggtggtgctggaggtCACTGTCACCAACATGCCTTCTGACCCGCTGCACCCCGAGGAGGATGGAGACGACGCTCACGCCGCTCAGCTGCTCATCTCCCTTCCAAACACTCTGTCATATGCCGGATCCAGAGTCCCACCTCAG ATGAGATGCCAGGCGAACCAGAACGGCTCCCAAATCGAGTGTGACCTGGGAAACCCTGTGAAACGAGATACTAAG ctgaagTTCACCATCAACTTGAGCACATCTAACATCACAATCGAGACCACTGAGCTGACAGCAGATTTGGCACTGACAAC tatCAGTGAGCAGCCTGACCTGGTGCCGGTCACAGCATTTGCTAAAGTGGTGATAgagctccctctgtctgtcagcgg gcTCGCTCGTCCTCACCAGCTGTTCTTCAGCGGGACAGTGAAGGGAGAGAGTGCAATGACCAGTCTGGAGGACATCGGCAGCCCTGTGGACTTTGAGtttgtg gttGCTAACCCTGGTCAAGCTCTGCAGACGCTCGGCTCGGCCTTCCTGAACATCATGTGGCCGTATGAGCTGGCCAATGAGAAATGGCTCCTGTATCCGGCCAGCTTGAAGTTCGACGGTCACTCAGACTCACATTGCACCCCGTCAGGGGCTCTGAATCCTCTGAAGCTCTACAGCTCCTCACTTACAGAACTTCCACAGCATATTAATAACACA GTTGGGCGAACGCGTCGCTCCTACCCAGAGGAAGAAGGTCAAGTGATGACAAAAGGCAGCGTGGGAAGAACAACCCCGGCTGTGGCGGCTTCAGAGAGACGCAAGTCACTCAAACTG GATTGTCTCTTGGGGTCGGCCCGCTGCATCCTGTTTCAGTGTCCCCTCCACAGCTTCTCTGGTCAGGCCGTCCTCAAGATCCACGCCAGGCTGTGGAACAGCAGTTTCATAGAg gagtTCCCAGCAGCCAGTGCgctggagctgctggtcagaGCCAACATCACTGTGAAGTCCACCATCAAACACCTGGTCCTCAAGGATGCTGCAGCACAG GTTCCAGTGATGATCTATCCTGAGCCTGGTCTCGCTGACCAGTACTTGATCCCCTGGTGGATCATCCTCATAGCTGTTCTGGCAGGAATCCTGTTGCTAACTCTACTGGTCTGCATACTGTGGAAG TGTGGCTTCTTCCAGCGGGCCCACTACAAAGACAAATTGCCTCAGTACCACGCGGTGAAGATTCCTCGCGAGGACCGGCCACAGTTCCAGACTGAGAAGTCAGGAGCCGTCCATAAAAAGGAATGGGCCACGCACTGGAGCGACGGGACCTCGTAA